The proteins below come from a single uncultured Carboxylicivirga sp. genomic window:
- a CDS encoding efflux RND transporter periplasmic adaptor subunit has translation MKKLWLLLLVGSIFLQCSPRKPQTTEQIIPVYTTHPESVSVYYDFIGQTYGLYDIAIRARVDGYLEGIHFQEGGHVKKGQLLYNIDPAPFDAKVAEALGKVAEAKTRLIQAQSDYNRYKPLSETNAVSKSDYDAAVANLGAAKAGVEAANASLDYARIQQSYTKIYSPITGIIGRSEAKVSDYVGREPNPVVLNTVSRLDSILVRFHLTELQYLQLSKNNDSVEEMQKARENRRSSLRLFFADGSEFKYRGKGDFVDRNVDPTTGTLLVQASFPNPKELIRPGLFAKVRIELGHQNDAILVPQKCLQETQGKYSVYVINNENKVENRSVEVTSFDADMAIIKTGVEANEKVVLEGLSRIKSGMTVKPQVKEFKSVRNAKQ, from the coding sequence ATGAAAAAACTTTGGCTTTTGCTGCTTGTAGGATCTATATTTCTACAATGTAGTCCCCGTAAACCTCAAACAACAGAACAAATAATTCCGGTTTACACAACTCATCCTGAATCTGTATCTGTTTATTACGATTTTATAGGTCAAACGTATGGATTGTATGACATTGCTATACGAGCCAGAGTTGATGGATACCTCGAAGGAATTCATTTTCAAGAAGGTGGTCATGTAAAAAAAGGACAGCTTTTATACAACATAGATCCGGCTCCATTTGATGCTAAGGTTGCTGAAGCCCTTGGCAAAGTGGCTGAGGCAAAAACCCGACTAATACAGGCACAGAGTGATTACAACAGATATAAACCTTTGTCGGAAACAAATGCCGTTAGTAAAAGTGATTATGATGCTGCTGTTGCTAACTTAGGGGCAGCTAAAGCCGGAGTAGAGGCAGCGAATGCAAGCCTTGATTATGCAAGAATTCAACAAAGTTATACAAAAATATATTCACCTATAACTGGAATAATAGGTCGTTCTGAAGCAAAAGTATCAGATTATGTAGGACGCGAACCCAACCCTGTTGTTTTAAATACAGTATCGCGTTTGGATTCCATCTTAGTTCGGTTTCACTTAACTGAACTTCAATATCTTCAATTAAGTAAAAACAATGACTCTGTTGAAGAAATGCAAAAAGCACGAGAAAATAGACGTTCCAGTCTTAGACTCTTTTTTGCTGATGGTTCTGAATTTAAATATAGAGGTAAAGGCGATTTTGTTGATAGAAATGTTGACCCAACAACTGGTACCTTACTTGTTCAGGCATCATTTCCAAATCCTAAAGAATTGATTCGTCCTGGACTGTTTGCAAAAGTACGAATTGAGTTGGGGCATCAAAATGATGCCATTTTAGTACCTCAAAAGTGCCTGCAAGAAACCCAAGGAAAATACAGTGTTTATGTAATCAACAATGAGAATAAAGTTGAAAACAGATCGGTTGAAGTAACTTCTTTTGATGCGGATATGGCGATAATTAAAACTGGCGTTGAAGCAAATGAAAAAGTTGTTTTAGAAGGTTTGAGCAGAATCAAATCCGGAATGACAGTAAAACCTCAGGTAAAAGAATTTAAATCGGTAAGAAACGCTAAACAATAA
- a CDS encoding PaaI family thioesterase: protein MPILKKIKNPFIKTKGEEYNCFGCSPNNQDGLLMEFFTDEESVFSMWKPRRRFEGYHNVIHGGIQATIMDEIASWTIYALVGTAGVTQKMQVNYHKTLYANDSEIKVVAKVKMQNEKQAIIAVQLINSRGVVCSTADVDYFLFPEKIAKAKYHYPGKEFFIK, encoded by the coding sequence ATGCCAATTTTAAAGAAAATTAAAAATCCTTTTATCAAAACAAAAGGTGAAGAGTATAATTGTTTTGGTTGTTCACCTAATAATCAAGATGGTTTATTGATGGAGTTTTTTACGGATGAGGAGAGTGTGTTTTCAATGTGGAAACCTCGTAGACGATTTGAAGGGTATCACAATGTAATTCATGGTGGGATTCAAGCTACAATAATGGACGAAATAGCTAGTTGGACAATTTATGCATTGGTAGGAACGGCTGGAGTTACGCAAAAAATGCAAGTAAACTACCATAAAACATTGTATGCAAACGATTCAGAAATAAAGGTAGTTGCCAAAGTGAAAATGCAGAATGAAAAACAAGCAATTATTGCTGTTCAACTAATCAATAGTAGAGGAGTTGTGTGTAGTACTGCAGATGTGGATTATTTTTTATTTCCAGAAAAAATTGCAAAGGCTAAATATCATTATCCAGGCAAAGAATTTTTTATAAAATAA
- the nhaD gene encoding sodium:proton antiporter NhaD codes for MFLLMLIIFVLGYGFIVFEHINHINKAGMALLMGSLIWAIYAVGGESILNLGYSSSWEAFKALGHGTEDLHHFITEHELYHHLSDISSILFFLIGAMTIVELVDKYQGFRVITNKIKSTNIIRLLWIISILTFFMSAVLDNLTTTIVIITVLRKLISEKNNRWIFASMVVISANAGGAWSPIGDVTTIMLWIGNQITAGSIIASVFLPSFINVIVSTLLFSLMLRGQAIRPVMDEDETREFTTYKERVFMLVVGVLALLSVPVFKTITHLPPFLGMLLGLAVLWIMTDRYLKRREGLDHRKYTVTAVLQAIDMPTVLFFLGILSAVAALQSAGHLDIMANYLDKHVKNIYVINILIGGISSIVDNVPLVAASMGMYNIAGASATGYMANFVQDGNFWSFLAYCAGTGGSILIIGSAAGVAAMGLEKIDFMWYLKKVSLIGLAGYFAGSLVFYLQSMLF; via the coding sequence ATGTTTTTATTAATGCTAATCATCTTTGTGCTGGGCTATGGTTTCATTGTTTTCGAGCACATCAATCACATTAACAAAGCCGGTATGGCCCTTTTAATGGGGTCTCTTATATGGGCAATTTATGCCGTAGGCGGCGAAAGTATATTAAATTTGGGATATAGTTCATCCTGGGAAGCATTTAAGGCTTTAGGGCATGGTACTGAAGATCTTCACCACTTCATTACCGAGCACGAATTGTACCATCATCTGTCTGACATCTCATCTATCTTATTCTTTTTGATTGGAGCGATGACAATTGTTGAATTGGTAGATAAATACCAAGGTTTTAGGGTTATTACCAACAAGATTAAAAGTACTAATATCATTCGTCTACTTTGGATAATTAGTATACTTACTTTCTTTATGTCTGCTGTTTTAGATAACCTTACCACAACAATTGTAATCATCACAGTATTACGTAAGTTAATATCAGAAAAAAATAATCGTTGGATTTTTGCGAGTATGGTTGTTATTTCAGCTAATGCTGGTGGTGCATGGTCACCAATTGGCGATGTTACAACCATTATGTTATGGATTGGAAATCAAATAACAGCAGGAAGTATTATCGCTTCTGTTTTTCTGCCATCATTTATTAATGTAATAGTTTCAACACTATTATTTTCGTTAATGCTAAGAGGCCAGGCAATACGACCAGTAATGGACGAAGATGAAACACGTGAATTTACCACTTACAAAGAACGTGTATTTATGTTGGTAGTCGGAGTTCTTGCATTACTATCAGTGCCTGTGTTTAAAACCATTACTCATCTACCTCCATTCCTTGGAATGCTATTAGGCTTAGCTGTTCTTTGGATAATGACCGACAGATACTTAAAAAGAAGAGAAGGACTTGATCACAGAAAATATACAGTTACAGCTGTACTACAAGCCATTGACATGCCTACTGTACTATTTTTCTTAGGTATTTTAAGTGCCGTTGCTGCATTACAATCTGCCGGGCATTTAGATATTATGGCAAATTACCTTGACAAACATGTTAAGAATATATACGTTATCAATATCTTAATTGGTGGAATATCTTCTATCGTAGATAACGTTCCTTTGGTTGCCGCATCTATGGGTATGTACAACATAGCCGGAGCAAGTGCCACAGGATATATGGCTAACTTTGTTCAAGATGGTAATTTCTGGTCGTTTTTAGCATATTGTGCAGGTACAGGAGGTAGTATTCTTATCATTGGCTCTGCTGCAGGTGTTGCTGCCATGGGATTAGAAAAAATTGATTTCATGTGGTATTTAAAGAAAGTAAGTCTTATTGGACTAGCAGGTTATTTTGCTGGATCGCTAGTGTTTTATTTACAATCAATGCTATTTTAA
- a CDS encoding response regulator transcription factor, producing the protein MEDISIMVVDDHQLFREGLCNLLHGLSFVSEIHQASDGQEFIQKLNSNEQFDIVFMDIAMPRIDGLEASMDALKRHEALKIIALTMHGNTETFDNMMEAGCSGYMLKSSSFDQITNAITTVHKGGSYICSEIKSLLIQQATKIEGDTPTTFTMREMQIIRLIAQGFTSAVIAKKLAITKKTVDKHRENIFVKTNVNNSIELVIYAIKKKVIDMYEIID; encoded by the coding sequence ATGGAAGATATTTCGATAATGGTGGTCGATGATCACCAATTATTCAGAGAAGGATTGTGTAATCTACTGCATGGTTTATCATTTGTAAGCGAAATCCATCAGGCAAGCGATGGGCAGGAATTTATACAAAAACTCAACTCTAACGAACAATTCGATATTGTGTTTATGGATATTGCAATGCCACGTATCGATGGACTAGAAGCTTCGATGGATGCATTAAAACGTCACGAGGCTCTAAAGATTATAGCATTAACCATGCACGGGAATACGGAAACATTTGATAATATGATGGAAGCAGGTTGCAGTGGTTATATGTTAAAAAGTTCAAGTTTCGATCAAATTACCAATGCCATAACAACTGTTCACAAAGGAGGTTCGTATATTTGCTCTGAAATTAAAAGTCTACTCATACAGCAGGCTACAAAAATTGAAGGAGACACTCCAACAACCTTCACTATGCGAGAAATGCAAATCATTCGTCTTATTGCGCAAGGATTTACCAGTGCGGTAATTGCTAAAAAACTAGCAATAACAAAAAAAACAGTTGATAAGCATAGAGAAAATATCTTTGTTAAAACCAACGTAAACAATTCTATTGAATTAGTAATATATGCCATCAAAAAGAAAGTAATAGATATGTATGAAATTATAGATTAA
- a CDS encoding histidine kinase, with the protein MLLALVSSIIIQLITALIAIRIGKKINRNQSWYLISIAFVLMVIGRIVTVFSQTFDDYFRLDIFNAFLTLVTSIVFLFSLKGISQLLNAQKKLEQAERLYSLKILKSNINAEEHIKNKFSQELHDGLGPLLSIAQMTLTTIKNPNPANNEKLDLCNNFINESIQTLREVSNGLSPRILMDFGIEKAIKTFCYKLPSQNLPEISLYSNLGSKRYSFELEITIYRMICEAINNTCKHAQASQLKISITKLEQTIFIKCLDNGIGINSEASNEAQGQGFLNLKSRIQLLNGVGQLKTIKGRGTYLNVKFTIQD; encoded by the coding sequence ATGTTATTAGCTTTAGTTAGTTCAATTATTATTCAGCTTATAACAGCGTTGATTGCCATTAGAATTGGTAAAAAAATCAACCGTAATCAAAGTTGGTACTTGATTTCCATTGCATTTGTATTAATGGTAATAGGCCGAATTGTTACTGTATTTTCTCAAACGTTTGACGATTACTTTAGATTAGATATTTTTAATGCATTTTTAACACTTGTTACTTCCATTGTATTTCTATTCTCACTCAAAGGAATTAGTCAGTTACTTAATGCACAAAAAAAACTGGAACAAGCAGAACGTTTATATTCACTTAAAATTTTAAAATCGAACATTAATGCTGAAGAGCATATAAAAAATAAATTTTCTCAAGAATTACACGATGGCCTGGGACCTCTTCTATCCATTGCTCAGATGACGCTCACAACAATTAAAAATCCAAATCCAGCTAACAACGAAAAACTAGATCTTTGTAACAATTTTATCAATGAGTCAATTCAAACCCTTAGGGAAGTATCTAACGGACTTAGTCCACGTATATTAATGGATTTTGGCATCGAAAAAGCAATTAAAACCTTTTGCTATAAGCTACCTTCTCAAAATCTACCAGAAATTAGTTTATACAGCAATTTGGGTTCAAAACGATATTCATTTGAACTTGAGATAACTATTTATCGAATGATATGCGAAGCTATTAATAATACATGTAAACATGCACAAGCAAGCCAATTAAAGATAAGTATAACCAAATTAGAACAAACAATTTTTATTAAATGTCTCGATAATGGAATTGGCATCAACAGCGAGGCTTCTAATGAAGCTCAAGGACAAGGTTTTTTAAATCTAAAATCACGGATACAATTATTAAATGGTGTCGGACAACTTAAAACAATAAAAGGACGCGGCACTTACCTAAACGTTAAATTTACTATACAAGACTAA